A genomic stretch from Aedes albopictus strain Foshan chromosome 2, AalbF5, whole genome shotgun sequence includes:
- the LOC134285976 gene encoding uncharacterized protein LOC134285976: protein MIEYRKSIIPPFLTPNWEKGYLSCTVSVRDLIENDARRITELADTRSKLDAISNSYDAPIVIDCLMRVAGGPDSATGFSQYNQENILGSDESLLSENYMCLELITMSGDEIYRNPNPQSDLFCRPRSLSWTKETDAITLEMYNNFFDEINDIKDDPVIVNVDNIRLRITVEAIYSLIDGKAANAIVGNKNTHACPVCIAGVDSVIGPSYFHSRLNSAEWLIRNAAKKNIPNNPALTNPEVRAEHRKISNNLEDQFKAHVNRPKPGGSGSSNNGNLARLMLSDPTAFSNILGINVKLVENLRLISNLALSSRRLDPEKVQQLYEELEKNIIGNPSALFA, encoded by the exons ATGATCGAATACAGAAAATCAATAATACCGCCCTTTTTAACTCCAAACTGGGAAAAAGGATACCTTTCGTGTACCGTTTCCGTTCGGGATTTGATTGAAAATGATGCTAGACGAATTACTGAACTAGCAGACACAAGATCAAAACTGGATGCTATTTCAAATTCGTACGACGCACCAATAGTCATTGACTGTTTGATGAGGGTAGCGGGAGGTCCTGATTCAGCAACAGGTTTCTCCCAGTATAACCAGGAAAACATTCTTGGTAGTGATGAGAGCCTCCTGTCAGAAAATTATATGTGTCTGGAGCTGATAACAATGTCTGGGGACGAAATCTACCGGAATCCAAACCCGCAGTCGGACTTGTTTTGTCGCCCACGATCATTAAGCTGGACGAAAGAGACGGATGCCATCACACTGGAAATGTATAACAACTTTTTCGATGAAATCAACGACATCAAAGACGATCCCGTCATAGTCAACGTAGATAATATTCGTCTTCGAATAACAGTAGAAGCAATTTATTCATTAATCGATGGAAAAGCTGCCAATGCTATTGTGGGCAACAAAAATACACATGCTTGTCCGGTATGCATTGCAGGAGTAGATAGTGTAATAGGACCGTCATATTTTCACTCTCGCTTAAATAGCGCGGAATGGCTAATTCGTAATGCGGCAAAAAAGAACATCCCCAATAACCCAGCTTTGACAAATCCTGAAGTACGAGCGGAGCACAGAAAAATTTCGAATAATCTGGAGGATCAGTTCAAAGCCCATGTAAATCGGCCAAAACCCGGAGGCAGTGGAAGTTCCAATAATGGGAATCTTGCACGCCTCATGCTCTCAGATCCTACCGCATTTTCCAATATTCTTGGAATAAATGTAAAACTGGTGGAAAATTTGAGGCTGATCAGCAACCTGGCACTCTCATCCCGAAGACTTGATCCTGAAAAGGTCCAGCAGCTGTACGAGGAACTGGAGAAGAAtatcatagggaatc CTTCCGCCCTGTTTGCATAA